In one window of Photobacterium leiognathi DNA:
- a CDS encoding P-loop NTPase fold protein codes for MYIHELSQQVTDYFKTNDFPSIALLNGSWGSGKTYYVKKHLTEELNKNHPFYSSDKKCHNYISLYGIKSVDDFNDRLLSTILFKSNSTNKSSYIRDILGLIGKSCGDQGITQSVLTTLSKPLKHKLLQSIENCIIIIDDLERASTDELVSNVLGECLNLAENHNNVWILVIANKEKCNAESLPLLEKTFFQSFNLEHNLKNIIDIIKDKYNHFKILDADDYKIIEDAFNSINVKSLRVIFRIIGRYICIKNEINKNKDTFDLHPSLEIAISSITKICSAHFEHGFSHDEIINQLNHYNDNLMYYSFRNDEESAELILSDRDKLLQSILFPKDKSRIDLHNNYYISDLLIEFCIEMRASSNKLISSINFPKISSNLEKFNSSNIKNINENEWSDIVSDARNFILKTSEKNFRTWCYTLKNYIFYTNAHYIDDDLTVLINDIKSVIYQNDFFEQPLFINLDAKEIFEYELREDFSKIPDEFLIFIKNTFESIQRFQNKNEFDSIEQQIYLSYLSAFKDNLHKAQFQKSFISRLDIDKLILGITNSWSVEDTRVFCKDLQDLSHSFYSIEHKELEKKAIIQLRQKLEAKSNNIRPSLRKGKLMEIIDILAEY; via the coding sequence ATGTATATTCATGAATTATCCCAACAAGTCACTGATTACTTTAAAACAAATGATTTTCCATCAATTGCACTATTAAATGGAAGTTGGGGAAGTGGTAAAACTTATTATGTCAAAAAACACCTTACAGAAGAATTAAATAAAAACCACCCTTTTTATAGTTCCGATAAAAAGTGCCATAACTACATTTCATTATATGGTATTAAATCGGTCGATGATTTTAATGACCGTTTACTATCAACTATTTTATTTAAAAGTAATTCAACGAATAAAAGCTCATACATTAGAGATATATTAGGATTAATTGGTAAATCATGTGGAGATCAAGGTATTACACAAAGTGTTTTGACAACACTCAGTAAACCTCTGAAACATAAGTTATTACAGTCAATAGAAAACTGCATCATAATTATCGATGACTTAGAAAGAGCATCTACTGACGAATTAGTATCAAATGTACTTGGTGAATGTTTAAACTTAGCAGAAAACCATAATAATGTATGGATATTAGTTATAGCAAATAAGGAAAAATGTAATGCTGAGTCACTACCGCTATTAGAAAAAACCTTCTTTCAAAGTTTTAATCTAGAACATAATTTAAAAAATATTATCGATATAATAAAAGATAAATATAATCATTTTAAAATATTAGATGCTGATGATTACAAAATAATTGAAGATGCGTTTAATTCTATTAACGTTAAAAGTCTTAGAGTTATTTTTAGAATCATAGGAAGGTATATATGTATAAAAAACGAAATCAATAAAAATAAAGATACTTTTGACTTGCACCCCTCACTTGAAATAGCAATCTCTAGTATTACAAAAATATGTAGTGCTCATTTTGAGCACGGCTTTAGTCACGATGAAATTATAAATCAATTGAATCACTATAATGATAACTTGATGTATTATTCTTTTAGAAATGACGAAGAATCTGCAGAATTAATACTAAGTGATAGAGATAAATTATTACAGTCTATTCTTTTTCCAAAAGATAAGTCCCGTATTGATCTTCATAACAACTATTACATTTCAGATCTTTTAATAGAATTTTGTATTGAGATGAGAGCTTCAAGTAATAAACTGATAAGTTCAATTAATTTCCCTAAAATTTCATCTAATTTAGAAAAATTTAATAGCTCAAACATCAAGAATATCAATGAAAATGAATGGTCAGATATTGTTTCAGATGCAAGAAACTTCATCCTTAAAACTTCAGAAAAAAATTTCAGAACTTGGTGTTATACTTTAAAGAATTATATTTTTTATACTAACGCACACTACATAGACGATGATTTAACTGTATTAATAAATGATATCAAGAGTGTTATTTACCAAAATGATTTTTTTGAACAGCCTTTGTTTATAAATTTAGATGCTAAAGAAATATTTGAATATGAACTAAGAGAAGATTTTTCAAAAATACCAGATGAGTTTTTAATTTTTATTAAGAACACATTTGAGTCTATACAACGTTTTCAAAATAAAAATGAGTTTGATTCTATAGAACAACAAATATACCTATCTTACTTATCTGCATTTAAAGATAATCTGCATAAAGCACAATTTCAGAAGTCTTTTATCTCAAGGTTAGATATTGATAAATTAATTTTAGGTATAACTAACAGTTGGAGCGTTGAGGATACAAGAGTCTTTTGTAAAGATTTACAGGATTTATCACATAGTTTTTATTCAATTGAACATAAAGAACTTGAGAAAAAAGCTATTATTCAACTACGTCAAAAATTAGAAGCTAAATCTAACAATATTCGACCGTCGTTAAGGAAAGGCAAATTAATGGAAATAATAGATATTTTAGCAGAATATTAG
- a CDS encoding NADH:ubiquinone reductase (Na(+)-transporting) subunit B, whose translation MSLKNYLDKVAPNFKPGGRYQTYYPLFEAVETIFYTPGKVNHGVTHIRDSIDLKRIMIMVWLAVFPAMIWGMYNIGQQSSNALLYGLDPAAAQQAIESSWRLSWVWGSLDAVKQSSWIGDMLVGATYFLPVYLTVFIVGGFWEVLFAIIRKHEVNEGFFVTSILFALILPPTIPLWQAALGITFGIVVAKEIFGGTGRNFLNPALAGRAFLYFAYPAQMSGGAVWVAADGYSGATPLSQWYEGGASALTNNMTGQPITWFDAFIGNIPGSMGEVSTLFIALTCLVLIFMRIASWRIVLGVIIGLAGTSLLLNAIGSNTNPMFSMPFYWHFVIGGVAFGTFFMATDPVSAAFTNKGKWAYGILIGVMTIFIRVLNPAYPEGIMLAILFANLFAPLFDFIVKNNNIQRRIKRSAAR comes from the coding sequence ATGAGCCTTAAAAACTATCTCGATAAAGTTGCGCCAAATTTTAAACCCGGCGGACGCTATCAAACTTATTACCCTTTATTTGAAGCGGTAGAAACCATCTTTTATACACCAGGCAAAGTCAACCACGGTGTAACACACATTCGTGACAGTATTGATTTAAAACGTATTATGATCATGGTCTGGCTCGCTGTTTTTCCAGCCATGATCTGGGGTATGTACAATATTGGACAACAATCTAGTAATGCACTTTTATACGGACTTGACCCCGCTGCAGCGCAACAAGCCATAGAAAGTTCATGGCGTTTAAGTTGGGTTTGGGGCTCATTAGATGCTGTTAAACAATCATCATGGATTGGTGACATGCTGGTGGGTGCAACTTACTTCCTACCCGTCTATTTAACCGTATTTATTGTTGGTGGCTTCTGGGAAGTATTATTTGCCATTATAAGGAAACACGAGGTAAACGAAGGTTTCTTTGTTACTTCAATCTTATTTGCGCTTATCCTTCCGCCTACTATTCCACTTTGGCAAGCAGCCCTTGGTATCACTTTTGGTATTGTGGTCGCAAAAGAAATCTTTGGTGGTACAGGTAGAAACTTCTTAAATCCTGCTTTAGCTGGACGGGCATTTCTGTACTTTGCTTATCCCGCACAAATGTCTGGTGGTGCAGTCTGGGTCGCTGCTGATGGTTATTCTGGTGCAACACCGCTCAGCCAATGGTATGAAGGTGGTGCAAGTGCATTAACCAATAATATGACAGGACAACCCATTACTTGGTTCGATGCCTTTATCGGTAATATTCCCGGTTCTATGGGTGAAGTATCAACACTGTTCATTGCGCTAACCTGCTTGGTGTTGATCTTCATGCGAATAGCATCATGGCGAATCGTGCTGGGCGTTATTATTGGCTTAGCAGGTACCTCATTACTGCTTAACGCTATTGGCTCTAACACTAACCCTATGTTCTCGATGCCATTTTACTGGCACTTCGTCATTGGTGGTGTCGCCTTTGGTACTTTCTTTATGGCAACCGATCCTGTCTCTGCCGCTTTCACCAACAAAGGTAAATGGGCATACGGTATTTTAATTGGTGTCATGACCATCTTCATTCGAGTGCTCAACCCTGCTTATCCTGAAGGGATCATGCTTGCCATTTTATTTGCAAATCTATTTGCACCATTATTCGACTTCATCGTTAAAAACAACAATATTCAGCGAAGAATCAAACGCTCAGCCGCAAGGTAG
- a CDS encoding MATE family efflux transporter, with product MQQWRSSVDKTFWQKTWRLALPVSLQSMLFAVLGLVDVIMVSQLGEAQVAAVGIGNRIVFFNFLLIVGVSGAVGVLAAQYFGAGKMEGVRRTLLQSWVCAILLTLPFAVAYRVFPEQIVSLVSDDPSFVKHAHDYLYISGWTIIFVAVVVPLESALRAIGEAKMPTYVGLLAVVVNAVLNALLIFGLYGFPEMGLAGAALGTTISRAAQTVVLLVVTYISYKKVLPTVEDIEPARTPKARKRYFTVAYVMIIHDGAWAMGVLVYSIIFAKLGVTELAIISLLSPIEGVLISAFFGFSVAAATILGHELGAENYQRAFHQSWSFLVISVSIAFIMGVSIWFSSGLVGEWLAKANTPNLELSLNVTLVLALGMFLKVFNMVGIGGVLRSGGDIKYSIFIDIFGQWGIGIPLAVLTGIVFGLPLHWVLTAILAEEVVKAGLTTYRIYGRKWLKNLVNEDEEAIAA from the coding sequence ATGCAACAATGGCGAAGCTCAGTAGATAAAACATTTTGGCAAAAAACATGGCGCTTAGCCTTGCCTGTATCGTTACAGTCAATGTTATTTGCAGTTCTTGGTTTAGTTGACGTTATTATGGTGTCACAACTGGGTGAGGCACAGGTAGCAGCGGTTGGTATTGGTAACCGAATTGTATTTTTCAATTTCCTATTGATTGTGGGTGTTAGCGGTGCTGTAGGCGTATTAGCTGCGCAATATTTTGGCGCAGGAAAGATGGAAGGGGTTAGACGTACCTTATTACAATCTTGGGTATGCGCTATTTTATTAACTTTACCTTTTGCTGTGGCATATCGTGTATTTCCAGAGCAGATTGTTTCACTGGTCAGTGATGATCCAAGTTTTGTGAAACACGCCCATGACTATTTATACATATCGGGCTGGACGATTATCTTTGTCGCCGTTGTTGTGCCACTGGAATCTGCATTACGTGCCATCGGTGAAGCTAAAATGCCAACCTATGTCGGATTGTTGGCTGTGGTTGTTAATGCGGTATTAAATGCATTACTTATCTTTGGGTTATACGGTTTTCCTGAAATGGGGCTAGCAGGTGCTGCATTAGGTACAACCATTTCTCGTGCTGCACAAACAGTGGTTTTGCTCGTGGTTACCTATATAAGTTATAAAAAGGTTCTCCCTACTGTTGAAGATATTGAGCCAGCACGAACACCTAAAGCGCGAAAACGTTATTTTACTGTAGCGTACGTAATGATTATTCATGATGGTGCGTGGGCAATGGGTGTGCTGGTGTATAGCATTATCTTTGCCAAATTAGGTGTGACTGAACTGGCAATTATTAGTTTGTTATCACCAATCGAAGGGGTGTTGATCTCTGCTTTCTTTGGTTTTTCAGTGGCAGCAGCAACCATTCTTGGTCATGAGTTAGGCGCGGAAAACTATCAACGGGCGTTTCATCAATCATGGTCATTTCTCGTTATCAGCGTTTCAATTGCGTTCATTATGGGTGTTTCGATTTGGTTCTCTAGTGGGCTGGTGGGTGAATGGTTAGCAAAAGCCAATACACCTAATTTGGAGCTGTCACTCAATGTGACGTTGGTTTTAGCATTAGGCATGTTTTTAAAAGTGTTTAATATGGTAGGCATTGGTGGTGTATTGCGTAGCGGTGGCGACATTAAATACAGCATATTTATTGATATATTTGGTCAATGGGGAATTGGCATTCCTTTAGCCGTACTCACGGGTATTGTTTTTGGCTTACCATTACATTGGGTACTGACCGCCATTTTGGCTGAAGAAGTGGTGAAAGCAGGGCTGACGACTTATCGTATTTATGGTCGTAAGTGGCTGAAGAACTTAGTCAATGAGGATGAAGAAGCAATAGCGGCTTAA
- the hrpA gene encoding ATP-dependent RNA helicase HrpA — protein sequence MMRDQFRLHKRVQGASKIKNEKSKHAVFDEIAVDIAKSMQTVERRRTQRPKIIYPAQLPVSQKKDEIAQAILNNQVVIVAGETGSGKTTQLPKICLEIGRGTHGMIGHTQPRRLAARSVASRIAEEMECEMGSHVGYKVRFNDQVSEHSHVKLMTDGILLAEIQHDRYLNQYDTIIIDEAHERSLNIDFIMGYLRELLPKRPDLKVIITSATIDPERFSKHFNNAPIIEVSGRTYPVEVRYRPVVEDGDDTDRDQLDAIFDAVDELCDEGEGDILIFMNGEREIRDTADALEKRKLRNTEILPLYARLSAGEQNRVFQSHSGRRIVLSTNVAETSLTVPGIKYVIDPGTARISRYSYRTKVQRLPIEPISQASANQRMGRCGRVQEGICIRLYSEEDFLSRPEFTDPEILRTNLASVILQMTSIGLGDIQAFPFVEAPDNRNIQDGIRLLEELGAINPKATDPRKRLSPMGRQLARLPIDPRLARMVLEAPKHGALREVMIIAAGLSIQDPRERPSDKQQQSDEKHRRFNDKDSDFVAFVNLWDYIQEQQKELSNNQFRRLCKKDYLNYLRIREWQDIYFQINQVIKELELKLNGNEAGYDSIHISLLSGLLSHIGMKDQEKNEYQGARNARYNIFPGSGIFKKQPKWVMAAELVETSRLWARVAAKIQPEWVEPLAGHLIKRSYSEPHWEKKSAAVHAFEKVTLYGIPVVAKRKVNYGSIDPTLSREIFIRSALVEGDWDTRHKFYHQNRKLLREVEELEHKSRRRDILIDDDELFNFYDQRIGLKATSGRHFDTWWKQASKENPELLNFEREMLFRGDASHVTDLDYPNFWHQGNLKLKLSYQFEPGEDNDGVTVHVPLAILNQVQPDGFDWQIPGLRHELIVALIKSLPKPLRRNFVPAPNYADAFLARVKPMEVPLLDSLEKELKRMSGVTIVREDWNLEQIPDHLKITYRAVDHRNRKLRESKDIYGLKDNLKEKVQETLSQVADDDIEQDGLKTWSFGALPERYQQKRGGFEVKAYPALVDNKDSVGIKLFETEEQQNNAMQAGQRRLILLNVPSPIKYLHANLPNKSKLGLYFNPYGRVLDLIDDCIACGVDKLIEEKGGLAWQPESFEALKEFVRAELGDTVVDIAKQVEAILTTAFNISKRLKGRIDLNMAFAMSDIKAQIEGLIFKGFATECGWKRLPDILRYMRAIERRMEKLPIDPNKDRVHILKIESVVNEYKELLNKIPKGQPVPDKVKEIRWMIEELRVSYFAQQLGTPYPVSDKRVRNAISEC from the coding sequence ATGATGCGCGATCAGTTTCGTCTACACAAACGTGTACAAGGCGCATCAAAAATTAAAAACGAAAAATCCAAACATGCGGTATTTGATGAGATTGCAGTAGATATTGCGAAATCAATGCAAACCGTTGAGCGTCGTCGTACCCAGCGTCCAAAAATTATTTACCCAGCACAGCTGCCTGTAAGCCAAAAGAAAGATGAAATTGCACAAGCGATTTTAAATAACCAAGTGGTAATTGTGGCGGGTGAAACAGGTTCTGGTAAAACGACCCAGTTACCTAAAATCTGTTTAGAGATCGGTCGTGGTACCCACGGCATGATTGGTCATACTCAGCCTCGTCGTCTTGCTGCACGCTCTGTTGCTTCTCGTATTGCAGAAGAAATGGAATGCGAAATGGGCTCGCACGTAGGTTACAAGGTACGATTTAACGATCAAGTCTCTGAGCATAGCCATGTGAAGTTGATGACAGACGGTATTCTGCTGGCTGAAATTCAACACGATCGCTACTTAAATCAGTACGACACCATCATTATCGATGAAGCCCACGAACGTAGCCTAAACATTGATTTTATTATGGGTTACTTGCGTGAGTTATTACCTAAGCGCCCTGATTTAAAAGTAATCATTACTTCGGCAACCATTGATCCTGAGCGTTTTTCAAAACATTTCAACAATGCACCCATTATTGAAGTGTCTGGTCGTACTTACCCAGTAGAAGTACGTTACCGCCCTGTGGTTGAAGATGGTGATGATACCGATCGTGACCAATTGGATGCGATTTTTGATGCGGTTGATGAACTGTGCGATGAAGGTGAAGGCGATATCCTGATCTTCATGAACGGTGAACGTGAAATTCGTGATACAGCAGATGCGTTAGAAAAACGTAAGCTGCGTAATACTGAAATTTTGCCACTGTACGCACGTTTGTCGGCAGGTGAGCAGAATAGGGTATTCCAATCGCACTCAGGTCGTCGCATTGTACTTTCTACTAACGTGGCTGAAACCTCACTTACTGTTCCGGGTATTAAGTACGTTATCGATCCAGGTACGGCACGTATCAGTCGTTATAGCTACCGTACCAAAGTACAGCGTCTTCCTATAGAGCCGATTTCACAAGCAAGTGCTAATCAGCGTATGGGGCGTTGTGGTCGTGTTCAAGAAGGTATCTGTATTCGTCTTTACTCTGAGGAAGATTTCTTATCGCGTCCAGAGTTTACCGATCCAGAAATTCTGCGTACTAACCTTGCATCTGTAATCCTACAAATGACCTCAATTGGTTTAGGTGATATCCAAGCCTTCCCATTTGTAGAAGCGCCAGATAATCGAAATATTCAAGACGGTATTCGCCTGCTTGAAGAGTTGGGTGCCATTAACCCGAAAGCGACGGATCCACGTAAGCGTCTATCGCCAATGGGTCGACAGCTAGCACGTTTACCGATTGATCCTCGTTTAGCACGTATGGTGTTAGAAGCACCTAAGCATGGTGCGTTACGTGAAGTGATGATCATTGCGGCAGGTTTGTCGATCCAAGATCCTCGTGAGCGACCATCTGATAAGCAACAACAATCGGATGAGAAGCACCGCCGTTTCAATGACAAAGATTCTGACTTTGTTGCGTTTGTAAACTTATGGGATTACATCCAAGAGCAGCAAAAAGAGCTGTCTAATAATCAGTTCCGCCGTTTGTGTAAGAAAGATTACCTTAACTACTTACGTATCCGCGAATGGCAAGACATCTACTTCCAAATCAACCAAGTGATTAAAGAGCTTGAGTTGAAACTCAACGGAAATGAAGCTGGTTACGACAGTATTCATATCTCGCTATTAAGCGGTTTGCTTTCTCATATTGGTATGAAAGACCAAGAGAAAAATGAATATCAAGGCGCGCGTAACGCTCGTTACAATATTTTCCCAGGCTCCGGTATTTTCAAGAAACAGCCGAAATGGGTTATGGCCGCTGAGTTGGTGGAAACTTCTCGTTTATGGGCACGTGTGGCAGCGAAAATTCAACCTGAGTGGGTTGAGCCATTAGCTGGTCACTTGATCAAACGTAGTTATAGCGAACCGCATTGGGAGAAAAAATCCGCTGCTGTTCATGCGTTTGAAAAAGTAACCCTATACGGAATTCCAGTCGTTGCTAAACGTAAAGTGAATTACGGCAGTATTGATCCAACTTTATCCCGTGAGATCTTTATCCGCTCTGCATTGGTAGAAGGGGATTGGGATACACGCCATAAGTTTTATCATCAAAACCGTAAACTATTACGTGAAGTTGAAGAGCTTGAGCATAAATCTCGTCGTCGTGACATTCTGATCGATGATGATGAGTTGTTTAACTTCTACGATCAGCGTATTGGCTTAAAAGCAACGTCAGGTCGCCACTTTGATACGTGGTGGAAGCAAGCATCGAAAGAAAACCCAGAGTTATTAAACTTTGAGCGTGAAATGCTATTCCGTGGTGATGCAAGCCATGTTACTGATTTGGATTATCCAAACTTCTGGCATCAAGGTAACTTGAAGCTGAAACTGAGCTACCAGTTTGAACCGGGTGAAGATAACGATGGTGTGACCGTACATGTACCATTGGCTATTTTGAACCAAGTTCAGCCTGATGGTTTTGATTGGCAGATCCCGGGTTTACGTCATGAGTTGATTGTTGCGTTGATCAAATCATTGCCAAAGCCGTTACGACGTAACTTTGTACCAGCACCAAACTACGCCGATGCGTTCTTAGCACGTGTTAAGCCAATGGAAGTGCCATTGCTAGATTCCTTAGAAAAAGAATTAAAGCGTATGAGTGGCGTGACAATTGTGCGTGAAGATTGGAACTTAGAGCAGATCCCTGATCACTTGAAAATCACATACCGTGCGGTTGATCACCGTAATCGTAAGTTACGTGAAAGCAAAGATATCTATGGTCTGAAAGATAACTTGAAAGAGAAGGTTCAAGAGACGTTATCGCAAGTTGCTGATGATGATATCGAGCAAGATGGTTTGAAAACATGGAGCTTTGGTGCGCTACCTGAGCGTTATCAACAGAAACGTGGTGGCTTTGAAGTTAAAGCGTATCCTGCGCTGGTGGATAACAAAGATTCAGTGGGTATCAAACTGTTTGAAACCGAAGAGCAGCAAAACAATGCGATGCAAGCGGGTCAACGTCGTTTGATTCTGCTTAACGTACCATCGCCAATTAAGTACCTTCATGCAAACCTGCCGAACAAATCGAAGCTAGGTTTGTATTTTAACCCTTATGGTCGAGTACTTGATCTGATTGATGATTGTATTGCTTGTGGTGTTGATAAGCTGATTGAAGAGAAAGGCGGATTAGCATGGCAGCCTGAGTCATTTGAAGCACTGAAAGAGTTTGTTCGTGCAGAGCTTGGCGACACGGTTGTAGATATTGCTAAACAAGTTGAAGCAATCTTAACAACGGCATTCAACATCAGTAAGCGCTTGAAAGGTCGTATTGATTTGAACATGGCGTTTGCGATGTCAGATATCAAAGCACAAATTGAAGGTTTGATCTTCAAAGGTTTTGCTACTGAATGTGGTTGGAAACGTCTGCCAGACATTCTGCGTTACATGCGTGCCATTGAGCGTCGAATGGAAAAACTGCCAATCGATCCAAATAAAGATCGTGTACATATCCTGAAGATTGAATCAGTAGTTAACGAGTACAAAGAGCTACTGAACAAAATCCCGAAAGGGCAGCCAGTACCTGATAAGGTAAAAGAGATCCGCTGGATGATTGAAGAGCTACGTGTGAGCTACTTTGCTCAGCAGTTGGGTACACCATATCCTGTGTCTGATAAACGTGTACGTAATGCGATTAGTGAGTGTTAA
- a CDS encoding AraC family transcriptional regulator gives MDSIDTFTISPKCQSIIIDQIQSIELERHKILQCGINYGKEAFSIYRRKPEMYMLLYTTKGKGLIKTPEKEWSLEAGSVIYIPPAQENCFIINPEDNEALEWDVAWVMLESNSHWDKSLPHDVYYNDSQSCDLLFKTITCLNNALSFRYPLGDALCRSITEQICLLVENRSTSYAPKALTRLEHVFQQTKSQLHHPWQVSDLAKLYPCSEPHFHRLCQQYFQQSPIAHLTQIRMEHAAGLLTTTNWSIQHISDLCGYPNPTNFSTRFKAWSRFTPRQFRNQFQSKK, from the coding sequence ATGGATAGCATTGATACTTTTACAATTTCGCCAAAATGCCAATCTATCATTATTGATCAGATCCAATCCATTGAGCTAGAAAGGCACAAAATCCTCCAATGTGGAATAAATTACGGCAAAGAAGCGTTCAGTATTTACCGACGTAAACCAGAAATGTATATGCTGCTCTATACCACCAAAGGAAAAGGATTAATAAAGACCCCAGAGAAAGAATGGTCATTAGAGGCTGGAAGTGTTATTTACATTCCACCAGCACAAGAGAACTGCTTTATTATCAATCCAGAAGATAACGAAGCATTAGAATGGGATGTTGCATGGGTAATGCTTGAAAGTAATAGTCATTGGGATAAAAGCTTGCCTCATGATGTTTATTACAATGATTCACAGTCGTGTGATTTACTGTTTAAAACTATCACCTGTTTAAATAATGCCTTAAGCTTTCGTTATCCTTTAGGGGATGCATTATGCCGAAGTATTACGGAACAAATTTGCTTATTGGTAGAAAATCGTTCTACATCATATGCCCCTAAAGCCCTCACTCGCTTAGAGCATGTCTTTCAACAAACCAAAAGTCAGCTTCATCACCCATGGCAAGTAAGTGACTTAGCGAAACTATATCCTTGCTCAGAGCCGCACTTTCATCGTTTATGTCAGCAATATTTCCAGCAAAGCCCAATCGCACATTTAACTCAGATCAGGATGGAGCATGCTGCTGGCTTATTAACCACTACTAACTGGTCAATTCAGCATATCAGTGATTTATGTGGCTACCCTAATCCCACCAACTTTAGTACCCGATTTAAAGCATGGAGTCGTTTTACCCCTCGACAGTTCCGTAACCAATTTCAGTCTAAAAAGTAA